From a region of the Acinetobacter calcoaceticus genome:
- the thiL gene encoding thiamine-phosphate kinase has protein sequence MAEFSIIDQYFNRQSYTDVTLGIGDDSALVTPPTNQQLVICADTLVAGRHFPLDTSPHAIGWKSVAVNLSDIAAMGAKPHSILLALSLPTIDHEWLEGFSQGIHDCCNQFGVALIGGDTTQGPHLTITVTAMGWIETGQAVLRSGAKVGDYVCVSGQVGDAAYGLQHLGHPLQQRLDYPTPRCQLGQQLKGLASSMIDISDGLAQDLGHILKASHVGARLFLEKLPIDSTLQQLEEQQRWQYALAGGDDYELCFTITPQNYEKLLQKQLDVKITMIGQIIEQTKLTFKHLGADYPLQIHGYQHFA, from the coding sequence ATGGCTGAGTTTTCTATTATTGACCAATACTTTAACAGACAATCTTATACAGATGTCACCTTAGGTATTGGAGATGACTCAGCCTTAGTCACCCCTCCAACAAATCAACAATTGGTGATCTGTGCAGATACACTAGTTGCTGGTCGTCACTTCCCTCTTGATACCTCTCCCCATGCAATTGGCTGGAAAAGTGTAGCTGTCAATCTTTCAGATATTGCTGCCATGGGTGCTAAACCTCATAGTATTTTACTTGCGTTAAGCTTACCTACTATTGACCATGAATGGCTTGAAGGATTCAGTCAGGGAATTCATGACTGCTGTAATCAATTTGGTGTTGCTCTCATTGGTGGAGATACGACTCAAGGTCCACATCTCACCATTACCGTCACGGCCATGGGCTGGATTGAAACCGGACAAGCTGTGTTACGTTCAGGCGCAAAAGTCGGTGACTATGTTTGTGTGAGCGGCCAAGTTGGAGATGCAGCCTATGGTTTACAACACCTAGGACACCCCTTACAACAAAGACTAGACTACCCAACACCACGTTGCCAGCTTGGACAACAGCTAAAAGGTCTTGCTTCTAGCATGATTGATATTTCTGATGGATTAGCCCAAGATTTAGGCCATATTTTAAAAGCCTCACACGTCGGTGCTCGATTATTTTTAGAAAAGTTACCGATTGATTCAACACTACAGCAACTCGAAGAGCAACAGCGTTGGCAATATGCTCTAGCTGGTGGTGATGACTACGAATTATGTTTTACAATAACACCGCAAAATTATGAAAAACTTTTGCAAAAACAACTAGACGTTAAGATTACAATGATTGGACAGATCATTGAGCAAACAAAACTAACTTTTAAGCATTTGGGTGCAGATTACCCATTGCAAATTCATGGATACCAACACTTTGCATAA
- the nusB gene encoding transcription antitermination factor NusB, protein MSQTLQAVYAAKRKARRFAVQGIYEWQMSHNPVHEIEARTRAENAMHKVDLNYYHELLTQVIAQREDLDALLIPVLDRELDALDGVELATLRLGAYELRDHLEVPYRVVLDEAIELAKHFGGADSHKYINGVLDRLSSTLRSAEKQQAN, encoded by the coding sequence ATGTCTCAAACACTGCAAGCCGTTTATGCAGCAAAACGCAAAGCACGTCGTTTTGCTGTACAAGGTATTTATGAGTGGCAAATGAGTCACAACCCTGTACACGAAATTGAAGCACGTACACGTGCTGAAAATGCCATGCACAAGGTCGACTTAAACTACTATCACGAACTGTTAACGCAAGTGATTGCACAGCGCGAAGATCTTGATGCATTGTTGATTCCGGTACTTGACCGCGAACTTGATGCACTTGATGGTGTAGAGCTCGCAACCTTACGTTTAGGGGCTTATGAATTACGTGATCATTTAGAAGTACCTTATCGTGTAGTTCTTGATGAAGCCATTGAACTCGCCAAACACTTTGGTGGAGCAGATAGCCATAAATACATTAATGGCGTTTTAGATCGTTTAAGTTCAACACTACGTAGTGCTGAAAAACAACAAGCAAACTAA
- the ribE gene encoding 6,7-dimethyl-8-ribityllumazine synthase: MAIRRIEGLLHLASEGRYAILVGRFNSFVVEHLLDGAIDTLKRHGVNEDNITVIHAPGAWELPIVAKKLATSNQFDAIIALGAVIRGSTPHFDFVAGECAKGLGVVALESSLPVINGVLTTDSIEQAIERSGTKAGNKGSEAALTAIEMVNLLKAI; the protein is encoded by the coding sequence ATGGCAATTCGCCGTATTGAAGGTTTATTACATCTCGCAAGCGAAGGTCGTTATGCGATTTTAGTGGGTCGTTTCAACAGTTTTGTTGTTGAACACTTATTGGATGGTGCAATCGACACATTAAAACGTCATGGCGTAAATGAAGATAACATTACTGTTATTCATGCTCCTGGCGCATGGGAACTCCCGATTGTTGCTAAAAAATTAGCTACATCAAACCAGTTTGATGCCATCATCGCACTTGGCGCAGTTATTCGTGGTAGCACACCACACTTTGACTTCGTTGCTGGTGAATGTGCAAAAGGTTTAGGTGTAGTTGCGTTAGAAAGCAGCTTGCCTGTCATCAATGGTGTATTAACTACTGATAGCATTGAGCAAGCCATCGAACGCTCAGGCACAAAAGCAGGTAATAAAGGTAGCGAAGCTGCTTTAACTGCAATTGAAATGGTTAATTTATTAAAGGCAATTTAA
- the ribBA gene encoding bifunctional 3,4-dihydroxy-2-butanone-4-phosphate synthase/GTP cyclohydrolase II: protein MPLSRVEDLVADIRAGKMVILMDDEDRENEGDLVIAATHVRPEDINFMITHARGLVCLTLSRERCKQLNLPLMVDQNGAQHSTNFTLSIEAAEGITTGISAAERAHTIQAAVAAHAKPSDIVQPGHIFPLMAQPGGVLHRAGHTEAGCDLTRLAGLEPASVICEIINEDGTMARRADLEIFAEKHGLKIGTIADLIHYRMTNEQTVERLDQKTIQTEYGSFELYRYREIGNPDIHLALVKGEPKEGVTTVRVHGFSPIRDLLKLNKADGEPAWNLDRALQTIAASDRGVLVWIGQDHLQDLGPALDDLNKPKPVKSNAALSHQYQTIGVGAQILRDLGVEKMKLLSSPLRFNALSGFNLEVVEYVTADQITTK, encoded by the coding sequence ATGCCGCTGAGTCGTGTTGAAGATCTTGTCGCCGATATTCGTGCAGGCAAAATGGTTATCTTGATGGATGACGAAGATCGCGAAAATGAAGGTGATCTTGTCATTGCAGCAACGCATGTTCGTCCTGAAGATATTAACTTCATGATTACCCATGCACGTGGTCTAGTTTGCCTAACGTTAAGCCGTGAGCGCTGTAAGCAGTTAAACCTTCCATTGATGGTTGACCAAAATGGTGCTCAGCATAGTACAAATTTTACTTTATCAATCGAAGCCGCTGAAGGTATTACGACTGGTATTTCAGCAGCAGAGCGTGCACATACAATTCAAGCTGCTGTCGCAGCGCATGCAAAGCCAAGTGATATTGTACAACCAGGCCATATTTTCCCATTAATGGCACAACCAGGCGGTGTACTACATCGTGCAGGTCATACCGAAGCGGGCTGTGATTTAACACGCTTAGCGGGTCTTGAACCAGCTTCTGTTATTTGTGAAATCATCAATGAAGATGGCACAATGGCACGCCGTGCAGATTTAGAAATTTTTGCCGAGAAGCATGGCTTAAAAATTGGTACAATTGCGGACTTGATTCACTACCGCATGACCAATGAGCAAACGGTTGAACGCCTGGATCAAAAAACCATTCAAACAGAATATGGTTCATTTGAACTCTATCGTTATCGTGAGATTGGTAACCCGGACATCCATTTGGCTTTAGTCAAAGGCGAGCCAAAAGAAGGTGTTACAACAGTACGTGTACATGGTTTCAGTCCAATTCGTGATTTGCTTAAGCTAAATAAGGCTGATGGTGAACCTGCGTGGAATTTAGACCGTGCACTACAGACAATTGCAGCGAGTGATCGCGGTGTTTTAGTCTGGATCGGGCAAGATCATTTGCAAGACTTGGGACCAGCGTTGGATGATTTAAATAAGCCAAAACCGGTGAAATCCAATGCAGCACTTTCACATCAATATCAAACCATTGGTGTAGGCGCTCAAATTTTGCGTGACTTAGGTGTTGAAAAAATGAAGCTTCTTAGCTCACCATTACGTTTCAATGCCTTATCTGGCTTTAATTTAGAAGTAGTGGAATATGTCACTGCTGATCAAATCACAACGAAATAA
- the serB gene encoding phosphoserine phosphatase SerB: MREIILISFLGPDQPNQFTRLMQVLSVHSLQILDVGQAVIHNQLTLGIVVASDNETATALAMKEILILAHDIGLTVRFKPITGAEYDQWVSEGGRTRYIVTALAPELTAAHLQAVTQIVSSQGFNIETVTRLSGRVDFEKDSAFPRRACVQFGLSSGPTLDAQAMRAACLLLSSELNIDVAVQEDNAYRRNRRLVCFDMDSTLIEQEVIDELAIEAGVGAQVAEITERAMQGELDFQQSFRARVALLKGLDAAVLPKIAERLTITEGAERLISTLKALGYKTAILSGGFQYFAEYLQGKLGIDEVHANILDVQDGFVTGEVKGAIVDGARKAELLRELANKMDISLEQAMAVGDGANDLPMLAIAGLGVAYRAKPLVRQNANQAISSVGLDGVLYLLGMHDKDLNRA, translated from the coding sequence ATGCGAGAAATCATTCTTATATCCTTTTTAGGACCAGACCAACCAAACCAGTTTACCCGATTAATGCAAGTACTATCCGTACATTCATTGCAAATACTGGATGTAGGTCAGGCTGTTATTCATAATCAACTTACATTGGGCATTGTGGTCGCGTCTGATAATGAAACTGCGACCGCATTGGCAATGAAAGAAATTCTGATTTTAGCACATGATATTGGCTTAACAGTGCGCTTTAAACCAATCACAGGCGCAGAATACGATCAATGGGTAAGTGAAGGCGGCCGTACTCGTTATATCGTCACGGCTTTAGCACCTGAACTTACTGCTGCACACTTACAAGCAGTTACACAAATTGTGTCTAGCCAAGGCTTTAACATTGAAACGGTAACCCGTTTATCAGGCCGTGTCGACTTTGAAAAGGATAGCGCATTCCCACGTCGTGCATGTGTACAGTTTGGTTTAAGTAGTGGTCCAACTTTAGACGCACAAGCCATGCGTGCAGCATGTTTACTTCTTTCAAGCGAATTAAACATTGATGTTGCTGTTCAAGAAGACAACGCTTATCGACGTAACCGTCGTTTAGTTTGTTTTGATATGGACTCAACATTAATTGAACAAGAAGTTATTGATGAGCTGGCGATTGAAGCAGGGGTGGGTGCACAAGTTGCTGAAATTACTGAAAGAGCGATGCAAGGTGAACTTGATTTTCAGCAAAGCTTCCGTGCTCGTGTTGCATTATTAAAAGGACTGGATGCTGCTGTTTTACCTAAAATTGCAGAGCGTTTAACTATTACAGAAGGTGCTGAACGTCTTATCTCGACCTTGAAAGCACTAGGTTATAAAACGGCAATTTTATCGGGTGGATTCCAATATTTTGCTGAATATCTACAAGGTAAACTTGGTATCGATGAAGTTCATGCCAACATTTTAGATGTACAAGATGGCTTTGTAACGGGTGAAGTTAAAGGTGCGATTGTTGATGGCGCCCGTAAAGCTGAGCTATTACGTGAACTTGCAAATAAAATGGATATTTCTTTAGAACAAGCCATGGCGGTAGGCGATGGTGCGAATGATTTGCCAATGCTTGCGATTGCAGGGCTTGGTGTGGCTTATCGTGCTAAACCTTTAGTTCGTCAAAATGCAAATCAGGCTATTTCAAGTGTCGGCTTGGATGGAGTGCTGTATTTACTTGGTATGCATGACAAAGATTTAAACCGTGCTTAA
- the aciT gene encoding ciprofloxacin tolerance protein AciT, whose product MVTANFAAIAGFSLIAVALVAVFFSPYRRWLGFMLAGMFFWGLLEVVRFGVQVTFEMPVTYSYLTALSLAMVIVTFILLREDKQAQKALANRQYIEHTPVYEDDQQQCSSR is encoded by the coding sequence ATGGTAACAGCGAATTTTGCCGCTATCGCCGGATTCAGCTTGATCGCTGTCGCGCTTGTTGCTGTTTTCTTTTCTCCTTACCGTCGTTGGCTTGGTTTTATGCTTGCAGGGATGTTCTTTTGGGGGCTATTGGAAGTGGTCCGTTTTGGAGTTCAAGTCACTTTTGAAATGCCAGTCACATATAGTTATTTAACTGCACTAAGTCTAGCGATGGTAATAGTTACATTTATTTTGTTACGTGAGGATAAACAGGCACAAAAGGCTTTGGCAAATCGCCAATATATAGAACATACGCCAGTATATGAAGATGATCAGCAGCAATGTTCTAGCCGATAA